CACCTTGTTAAACCCCTCAGCTATATGAACCGTTCTGGAGAGATCCTTCCCTATCTTATGAAGAAATATTCCCTTCAGGTCGAGAATGTTTTGATTGTGACTGACAATATGGATCTTATTCCCGGTCGGGTCAGGATGAAACCAAAGGGCTCATCGGCGGGGCATAATGGCTTGAAGTCGGTGATGCATTTTCTGGGGACAGGGGAGTTTTACAGACTTTACATCGGCATTGGAAGACCGGAGAAGGAAAGCTCAGTCGTTGATCATGTTCTGGGTCTATTTTCTCAGGAGGACCGCAGACTTGTGGACTCTGTTCTTTCCCGAGCTGCCTGTCTCATCATGAATTCGACTGAAACAGCTTTGGAGCAGCTTTTGAATGAAATCAATTCAAGATAAAGTTGAAATTCTTTTTCATGAAACCCTGAGCACTCAGTTAAAGGATAGGATTCTTCCCTTCCGGATTATCGCCGCTTTTTCAGGGGGGCCTGATTCTACGGCTTTGCTTTTTCTTCTGAAAAGATTTCAGAAAGACTTTGGTTATGATCTTGAGGCGGCTTATGTCAATCATGGAATCAGACCTCTGTCGGAAACATCCATCGAAGATAATTCTGTCAAAAAACTGACTCTAGATTTACAAATACCCCTTCATATCAAAAAATTGAGTTCCGGGCTTTTGAAGCAGTATGCCAGCAGAAAACACTGCGGCCTTGAAGGGGCGGCCCGGCTCTTTCGTTATCGTTTTTTTAAAAAATTACAAACACTCTCACCCCCAGGTTCTGTCACGGCTCTTGGCCATAATCGGAATGATCAGGAAGAAACGATCATCATGCGTCTATTCTCCGGCGCGGGACTGGATGGTTTGAAAGGAATCCCTGAAAGTAGGGAGGCTTTGATCCGCCCGCTCATACACATTGACAGAGATTCGCTCATCCAATATCTGGAATTCA
The window above is part of the Oceanispirochaeta sp. genome. Proteins encoded here:
- the tilS gene encoding tRNA lysidine(34) synthetase TilS, which encodes MKSIQDKVEILFHETLSTQLKDRILPFRIIAAFSGGPDSTALLFLLKRFQKDFGYDLEAAYVNHGIRPLSETSIEDNSVKKLTLDLQIPLHIKKLSSGLLKQYASRKHCGLEGAARLFRYRFFKKLQTLSPPGSVTALGHNRNDQEETIIMRLFSGAGLDGLKGIPESREALIRPLIHIDRDSLIQYLEF
- the pth gene encoding aminoacyl-tRNA hydrolase is translated as MQKKAQQNNLYSDLLIIGLGNPGSVYEKTRHNAGFDLIELLSEQLNLLLQKPLFRNYLYSSVLKGNRRIHLVKPLSYMNRSGEILPYLMKKYSLQVENVLIVTDNMDLIPGRVRMKPKGSSAGHNGLKSVMHFLGTGEFYRLYIGIGRPEKESSVVDHVLGLFSQEDRRLVDSVLSRAACLIMNSTETALEQLLNEINSR